In the Kaistella sp. 97-N-M2 genome, one interval contains:
- a CDS encoding RsiV family protein — MKKFFPLALAFSLILSSCNKQKTTVETDAPVEVDTVKVAQKFTVDSVKVDDSLVIDKNLTLAFKSQLLVFPQVKDSVLLDSIYAREQINLANYSKADLLKELQAKKAKYYEENKKNLSDFKPDFKQTWTNNSRMKVFSNDNELMTIQYFGDGFTGGAHGYYYEFYKVFDLLNKKTLQLSDVVAERDHKIWSRILIDNFLKNDLEKGQAEMLLVKEIPLNNNFYFDNENLYFLYNQYEITAYAAGPVLIRIPFTAIKPLLTSEFKTRIGL, encoded by the coding sequence ATGAAAAAATTCTTTCCGCTTGCCCTTGCATTTTCCCTGATTTTATCGAGTTGTAACAAACAAAAAACGACCGTCGAAACGGACGCACCTGTGGAAGTTGACACGGTAAAAGTGGCGCAGAAATTCACGGTAGATTCCGTAAAAGTTGATGATTCATTGGTGATTGATAAGAACTTAACACTTGCTTTCAAATCCCAACTTTTGGTGTTTCCACAGGTGAAAGATTCTGTGCTTTTAGATTCGATTTACGCCCGCGAACAGATCAATCTCGCGAATTATTCCAAAGCAGATCTTCTGAAAGAATTACAGGCTAAAAAAGCAAAGTATTACGAAGAAAACAAAAAGAATCTGTCGGATTTTAAGCCCGACTTTAAACAGACGTGGACGAACAATTCGAGAATGAAAGTTTTTTCAAATGACAACGAATTGATGACCATTCAGTATTTCGGAGATGGATTTACGGGCGGCGCTCACGGATATTACTACGAATTTTACAAAGTGTTCGATCTTCTGAATAAAAAGACGCTGCAACTTTCTGATGTCGTGGCCGAAAGAGATCATAAAATATGGAGCAGAATTTTAATCGACAATTTCCTGAAAAATGATCTGGAAAAAGGTCAGGCAGAAATGCTTTTGGTAAAGGAAATCCCTTTGAATAACAACTTTTATTTCGACAACGAAAACTTATATTTTCTCTACAATCAGTACGAAATTACAGCGTATGCAGCCGGACCCGTTCTCATCCGAATTCCGTTTACGGCCATCAAACCGCTCCTAACGAGCGAGTTTAAGACGCGAATCGGATTATAA
- a CDS encoding diacylglycerol kinase family protein, protein MHNVAFIINPFSAKKNYRPFLDALKKALSAPNFYISESLEGTADFIKQNFEKTDIFVAVGGDGTISSVAKSLINTGKILAIFPAGSGNGFSNENHFSKNLEELLAKIKDGKFREIDTFKVNEKLSINVSGTGFDGKVVKEFEKTSRGFANYIKVSLRTFFHYKPIEVKFKSEAFKKYDGKYLMLNIANTRQFGNNAYIAPHASTIDGLVDLVLVKKFPLMYGGVFAFRLFSKNLKENQYVTYLSVPEIEFSVNTRNWHLDGEYHEIASPVHVKVLPKSLKILI, encoded by the coding sequence ATGCACAATGTCGCCTTCATTATCAACCCTTTTTCTGCGAAAAAAAATTACCGGCCTTTTTTGGACGCTCTGAAAAAAGCGCTCAGCGCTCCCAATTTCTATATTTCAGAATCCTTGGAAGGTACGGCCGATTTCATCAAACAAAATTTTGAAAAGACCGATATTTTTGTCGCCGTCGGGGGCGATGGTACCATTTCCTCGGTTGCAAAAAGCCTCATTAACACGGGAAAAATCTTAGCCATATTTCCCGCGGGTTCGGGGAACGGTTTCTCCAACGAAAATCATTTCAGTAAAAATCTGGAAGAACTTTTAGCCAAAATTAAGGACGGAAAATTCCGCGAAATCGACACTTTTAAAGTTAATGAAAAACTCTCCATCAATGTTTCGGGGACGGGTTTTGACGGAAAAGTGGTGAAAGAATTTGAAAAAACGAGCCGGGGTTTCGCCAATTATATTAAAGTTTCCCTCCGGACTTTCTTTCATTACAAACCCATTGAAGTAAAATTTAAATCAGAAGCATTTAAGAAATACGACGGAAAATATTTAATGCTGAATATTGCCAACACACGCCAGTTCGGCAATAACGCGTACATTGCGCCGCATGCGAGCACGATCGACGGATTGGTCGATCTTGTTTTGGTTAAAAAATTTCCGCTGATGTATGGTGGCGTTTTCGCGTTTCGGCTCTTTTCGAAAAACTTAAAGGAAAACCAGTATGTCACCTACCTTTCGGTACCTGAAATTGAATTTAGTGTGAACACGCGAAACTGGCATTTAGACGGCGAATACCACGAAATCGCGTCGCCCGTCCACGTAAAAGTTTTACCAAAAAGTTTAAAAATTCTTATCTGA
- a CDS encoding deoxyribodipyrimidine photo-lyase, translating into MADKITVFWFRRDLRLTDNHGLFKALETSKRVLPVFIFDTEILSKLENKEDKRVDFIFQALEKLNEFLRKTEKSIKILHGKPLDIFKELSANEEVESVFCNEDYEPSAIKRDEEIRVFLEKKNIQFLTFKDQVHFHKDDILKADGKPYTIYTPYSKQWLIKFNEGKNEAYSSEKLLSHFVDVDEQTITLKDIGFKKTAYEFKIPKINPEFLKTYHETRNFPTTKTSEMSVHLRFGTISARKLAAEAKKLNQTYLKELIWREFFMQILYHFPKVVHESFKRKYDNIAWLYDDDNLKKWREGKTGYPIVDAGMRELNETGFMHNRVRMVCASFFTKHLLMDWRIGEAYFAEKLLDYDLSANNGNWQWSAGSGCDSAPYFRIFNPAEQQKKFDPDFKYIKKWVPEFGTKSYPEPMVEHKFARARALETYKKGLQEP; encoded by the coding sequence ATGGCAGATAAAATTACTGTTTTCTGGTTTCGGCGGGACTTGCGTTTAACCGACAACCACGGACTTTTCAAGGCGCTGGAAACTTCGAAGCGTGTTTTACCCGTATTTATTTTTGATACCGAAATTCTTTCAAAATTAGAAAATAAAGAAGACAAACGGGTTGATTTTATTTTTCAGGCTCTGGAAAAACTGAATGAATTTTTACGAAAAACTGAAAAGTCCATTAAAATCCTGCACGGCAAACCTTTGGATATTTTTAAAGAACTTTCGGCAAATGAAGAGGTTGAAAGTGTTTTCTGCAACGAGGATTACGAACCTTCGGCGATTAAAAGAGATGAAGAAATCCGGGTTTTCTTGGAAAAGAAGAATATTCAGTTCCTAACTTTTAAAGATCAGGTTCATTTTCATAAGGATGATATTTTAAAAGCAGACGGTAAACCGTACACCATTTACACGCCTTATTCCAAACAGTGGCTGATCAAATTTAACGAAGGAAAAAATGAGGCTTATTCCAGTGAAAAACTTCTTTCTCACTTCGTCGATGTCGATGAACAGACAATTACTTTAAAGGATATTGGTTTTAAAAAAACGGCTTATGAATTTAAAATTCCAAAGATCAATCCAGAGTTTTTAAAAACCTATCACGAAACACGGAACTTTCCTACCACCAAAACTTCTGAAATGAGCGTTCATTTGCGTTTTGGGACCATCAGCGCTAGAAAATTAGCGGCAGAAGCAAAAAAACTTAATCAAACCTATTTGAAAGAACTCATCTGGCGGGAATTTTTTATGCAGATTCTTTACCATTTTCCAAAGGTCGTGCACGAATCTTTTAAACGCAAATACGACAATATCGCCTGGCTTTACGACGATGATAATTTAAAGAAATGGCGGGAGGGAAAAACCGGTTACCCGATTGTGGATGCGGGAATGCGCGAACTGAACGAAACCGGTTTCATGCATAACCGCGTCCGCATGGTTTGCGCCAGTTTTTTCACCAAACATCTTTTGATGGACTGGCGCATCGGCGAAGCATATTTTGCAGAAAAATTACTCGATTATGATCTTTCTGCCAATAACGGAAACTGGCAGTGGAGCGCGGGAAGCGGCTGCGATTCTGCGCCTTATTTCAGGATATTCAATCCCGCCGAACAGCAGAAAAAGTTTGATCCCGACTTTAAATACATCAAAAAATGGGTTCCGGAATTCGGAACAAAATCGTACCCTGAGCCGATGGTTGAACATAAATTTGCACGCGCCAGAGCTTTGGAAACTTATAAAAAAGGTTTGCAGGAGCCGTAA
- a CDS encoding MarR family winged helix-turn-helix transcriptional regulator, with the protein MELNLIIDILSELDSLQKKQPGNQITMEDFRLYLNEKAYEQENPRNLTEKYDLEVFDLENEIAKQVIMLGRYSKHLIKKSLEKHPDLVNEDFTYLFRLMDYPSLTKMQLIEKNAHEKQTGIEIIKRLVRNGLLSESPDKEDKRSTRISVTDKGRKVFDESMKDITVVSKIMCGQLDKAEKEGLLESLKKLNTFHHTVYTNLRNEEPKKILKMVENGR; encoded by the coding sequence ATGGAATTAAATTTAATTATTGATATTTTATCCGAACTGGATTCTCTTCAGAAAAAGCAGCCCGGCAATCAGATTACGATGGAAGATTTTCGCCTATATCTGAACGAAAAGGCCTACGAACAGGAAAATCCCCGAAATCTCACGGAAAAATATGATCTGGAGGTTTTCGATCTGGAAAATGAGATCGCAAAACAGGTGATTATGTTGGGAAGATATTCCAAACATTTGATTAAAAAGTCCTTGGAAAAACATCCGGATTTGGTGAATGAAGATTTTACCTATCTTTTTAGACTGATGGATTATCCCTCGTTGACCAAAATGCAGCTCATCGAAAAGAACGCTCACGAAAAGCAAACCGGCATCGAGATCATTAAACGGTTGGTGAGAAACGGCTTGCTCTCCGAAAGTCCGGATAAAGAGGATAAACGAAGCACCCGAATTTCTGTTACCGATAAGGGTAGGAAAGTGTTTGACGAATCAATGAAAGACATTACCGTGGTTTCGAAAATCATGTGTGGTCAACTGGATAAGGCAGAGAAAGAGGGTCTACTGGAATCACTGAAGAAACTCAATACCTTTCATCACACCGTTTACACCAATTTGCGAAATGAAGAGCCGAAAAAAATCCTGAAAATGGTCGAAAATGGCAGATAA
- a CDS encoding SDR family NAD(P)-dependent oxidoreductase: MMKNIVIVGAGKGIGLRSAQLLKNENLFTISRNLTPELEILDTQFFQLDVIKDDLSEVSLPEEIHGVVFCPGSINLKPFHRLSEEDFLADFHQNFLGAVKIIQKCLPALKKSGSASIVLFSTVAAKVGMPFHTSIAASKGAIESFARSLAAELASAKIRVNVIAPSLSDTGLAAQLLSTDEKRLASAKRHPLQRIGSADDSARVVEFLISDKSSWITAQVIGVDGGLGTIKL, from the coding sequence ATGATGAAAAATATAGTAATTGTCGGCGCCGGAAAAGGGATTGGTCTTAGATCTGCGCAACTTTTGAAGAACGAAAATCTTTTTACCATCTCCCGAAATCTGACTCCCGAACTGGAAATTCTGGATACGCAGTTTTTTCAGCTGGATGTTATAAAAGATGATTTAAGTGAAGTATCTTTACCCGAAGAAATTCACGGCGTTGTTTTTTGCCCGGGCTCCATCAATTTAAAGCCTTTTCACAGGCTTTCCGAAGAAGATTTTTTGGCAGACTTTCATCAAAACTTTTTGGGTGCAGTAAAGATTATTCAAAAATGTCTGCCCGCGCTAAAGAAGTCGGGTTCTGCAAGTATCGTTTTGTTTTCCACGGTAGCGGCGAAGGTCGGCATGCCTTTTCACACGTCGATTGCGGCGAGCAAGGGTGCGATCGAAAGTTTTGCCAGAAGTTTGGCTGCAGAACTGGCGTCCGCAAAAATTCGCGTCAATGTAATCGCACCTTCGCTTTCAGATACCGGTTTGGCGGCACAACTGCTTTCCACCGACGAAAAAAGACTGGCTTCTGCAAAACGGCATCCGCTGCAGAGAATTGGATCCGCCGACGACAGCGCGCGGGTTGTAGAATTTTTAATATCGGACAAAAGTTCCTGGATCACCGCGCAGGTAATTGGCGTTGATGGCGGTTTGGGTACAATAAAATTATAA
- a CDS encoding DUF2256 domain-containing protein, which produces MRRVKKQDLPQKICINCHKPFSWRKKWERDWEEVKYCSESCRKNTKL; this is translated from the coding sequence TTGAGACGGGTTAAAAAGCAGGATTTGCCCCAGAAAATCTGCATCAATTGCCACAAACCCTTTTCCTGGCGAAAAAAATGGGAACGCGATTGGGAAGAGGTGAAATACTGCAGCGAAAGTTGCAGGAAAAATACGAAATTGTAA
- a CDS encoding AarF/ABC1/UbiB kinase family protein — protein sequence MKTLDKIPTGKIERATKLISTGAKVGVNYLKYYGEKITKTEEEAKTNLNNSNASDIYDGLKELKGSALKVAQMLSMEKNILPAAYVEKFSLSQFQVPPLSAPLVTKIFKNYFGKKPSELFDRFTAESTNAASIGQVHKAWKDGKELAVKIQYPGVSDSISSDLAMVKPIAMKMFNIKGENSDQYFKEVEDKLLEETDYDLELMQSLEIRKDCENLPDLKFPNYYPEWSNNRIITMDWMHGKHLSTFCTENKDAEKAQKVGQALWDFYMFQIHHLRKVHADPHPGNFLVDGEATLIAIDFGCMKSIPDDFYRPYFELANRENLENKIFFDRKLVELEIIRSDDSAEDKAFFTQIFHELLYLFTTPFQEEIFDFSDGKFFAAIADLGQKYAKNTQMKGRNVNRGSRHFIYMNRTFFGLYNLMHDIKAKNIRINNYKNFEKNFR from the coding sequence ATGAAAACATTAGATAAAATTCCGACAGGCAAAATAGAACGCGCCACAAAACTCATATCAACCGGAGCAAAAGTGGGCGTGAACTACCTAAAATACTATGGCGAAAAAATAACAAAAACCGAAGAGGAAGCCAAAACCAATCTCAACAACAGCAATGCCTCCGATATTTATGATGGACTGAAAGAACTAAAAGGAAGTGCCTTGAAAGTCGCGCAAATGCTGAGTATGGAGAAAAATATTCTGCCAGCGGCATATGTAGAAAAGTTTTCTTTGTCTCAGTTTCAGGTTCCACCGCTTTCCGCGCCTTTGGTGACCAAAATCTTTAAAAATTATTTCGGGAAAAAACCGTCCGAATTGTTTGATCGGTTTACCGCAGAATCCACCAACGCCGCGAGCATCGGGCAGGTTCATAAAGCCTGGAAAGACGGAAAAGAACTAGCCGTAAAAATTCAGTATCCCGGCGTTTCCGACAGTATTTCTTCGGATCTGGCCATGGTAAAACCCATCGCCATGAAAATGTTCAATATTAAAGGAGAAAATTCCGATCAGTATTTTAAGGAGGTGGAAGACAAACTTTTGGAAGAAACCGATTACGATTTGGAACTGATGCAGAGCTTGGAAATAAGAAAAGACTGCGAAAATCTGCCTGATCTAAAATTCCCGAACTATTACCCCGAATGGTCCAACAACCGAATTATCACAATGGATTGGATGCACGGGAAACATTTATCCACGTTCTGCACGGAAAATAAAGATGCGGAAAAGGCGCAGAAAGTAGGGCAGGCGCTGTGGGATTTTTACATGTTCCAGATCCATCACTTGCGAAAAGTGCATGCCGATCCGCATCCGGGGAATTTTCTGGTGGATGGGGAAGCAACTTTAATCGCTATCGATTTTGGCTGTATGAAAAGCATTCCCGACGATTTTTATCGTCCTTATTTTGAATTAGCAAATCGCGAAAATTTAGAAAATAAGATTTTTTTCGATCGCAAACTCGTTGAACTCGAAATTATCCGAAGCGACGATTCGGCGGAAGACAAAGCTTTTTTCACACAGATTTTTCATGAGCTGCTTTACTTGTTTACGACGCCTTTTCAGGAAGAAATCTTCGATTTTTCGGACGGTAAATTCTTCGCCGCGATCGCAGATTTGGGACAGAAATATGCCAAGAATACGCAGATGAAAGGCAGAAATGTGAACCGCGGGTCGCGCCATTTTATTTACATGAACCGTACGTTTTTCGGTCTGTATAACCTGATGCACGACATTAAAGCTAAAAATATCCGGATCAACAATTACAAAAATTTTGAAAAGAATTTCCGATAA
- a CDS encoding TetR family transcriptional regulator C-terminal domain-containing protein, with protein sequence MNNIDLDQQKILDLYSNYVLRNNKKPLNVYSFCEDHGFSENDFYFYYANFEQLEADYLRFFMDRSIQLIKEEETYEVEHPKHKLLSFYYTFFEQLTMNRSLIIYLVGSEKNNLQNLKKLWSLKREFQLFIRSLGISEPLLTNTTESSAKIEKLRHKGIEELYWGHFVATLKFWMDDRSSNFEKTDIFIEKSVDTSFEFLDVKPLKKLVDLGKFLFNEKVKNPS encoded by the coding sequence ATGAATAATATAGATTTAGATCAACAAAAAATTTTAGACCTCTATTCCAATTATGTACTCCGCAATAATAAGAAACCTTTGAATGTTTACAGTTTCTGCGAAGATCATGGCTTCTCGGAAAATGATTTTTATTTCTACTACGCCAACTTTGAGCAGTTAGAAGCGGATTACCTGCGCTTTTTTATGGACCGCTCAATCCAGCTGATAAAAGAAGAAGAAACCTACGAAGTTGAGCATCCGAAACACAAGTTGCTTTCTTTTTATTATACTTTTTTTGAACAGTTAACCATGAACAGAAGTTTAATTATCTATTTGGTGGGCTCCGAAAAGAACAATCTTCAGAATTTAAAGAAGCTTTGGTCTCTAAAAAGAGAATTTCAACTCTTCATCAGAAGTTTGGGCATTTCCGAACCTTTATTGACAAACACAACGGAAAGCAGTGCGAAGATCGAAAAGCTCCGCCACAAAGGGATTGAAGAACTCTATTGGGGACACTTTGTTGCCACGCTTAAATTTTGGATGGACGACCGAAGTTCCAACTTCGAAAAAACGGATATTTTTATTGAGAAATCGGTGGATACCAGTTTCGAGTTTCTGGATGTAAAACCTTTGAAGAAATTAGTAGATCTCGGCAAATTTCTATTCAATGAAAAAGTAAAGAATCCTTCATGA
- a CDS encoding NAD(P)/FAD-dependent oxidoreductase, whose product MKKVVIIGSGFSAIASACYMAKAGFAVKVLEKNEQLGGRASLLEIDGFKFDMGPSWYWMPDIFERFFGDFDRKVSDYYELEKLSPAYRVIFGEDDYIDISDEPEKIIEKFEEVEPGSGIHLRKFMKDARKNYEIAMKDLVYNPGKSLLELVNLETAVRLPLFLQNISQTVRRNIKNPKLQSILEFPVLFLGAKPQNTPAFYNFMNHADFGLGTWYPKGGFNAVALGIVKLAKELGVQFYVNQEVTEIQTENNVAKSVVTTTDTFSADLVISGADYAHTEKLLLKDEKNYSETYWQKKVFAPSSFLYYVAFDKKVPELQHHNLFFDTDFGQHAVEIYDEPQLPTKPLFYANFSSKTDPDLCPEGKETGFFLIPVAVDLEDSQEIHDEYFELIMNRIQQNIGVDLRDSVLFKKSFGVQDFKERYNSCRGNAYGLANTLLQTSILRPSISNKKIKNLFYTGQLTVPGPGVPPALISGKVVTDYILQHQNKIFSAHE is encoded by the coding sequence ATGAAGAAGGTAGTTATTATTGGATCCGGTTTTTCTGCAATAGCTTCCGCCTGTTATATGGCGAAAGCAGGTTTCGCGGTGAAGGTTTTGGAAAAAAACGAACAGCTTGGTGGTCGCGCCTCTCTGCTAGAAATCGACGGATTTAAATTCGATATGGGACCAAGCTGGTACTGGATGCCGGATATTTTCGAACGTTTTTTTGGTGATTTCGACCGGAAAGTTTCAGATTATTACGAACTTGAAAAATTATCTCCCGCGTACCGCGTGATTTTTGGTGAAGACGATTACATCGACATTTCTGATGAACCGGAAAAAATCATTGAAAAATTTGAAGAAGTGGAGCCAGGCAGCGGAATTCATCTTCGGAAATTTATGAAAGATGCGCGTAAGAATTACGAAATTGCCATGAAAGATCTCGTTTACAATCCGGGGAAATCTCTGCTGGAACTCGTGAATTTGGAAACCGCGGTTCGACTTCCCCTTTTTCTTCAAAATATTTCGCAAACGGTTCGCCGGAACATCAAAAATCCGAAACTGCAAAGCATTTTGGAATTTCCCGTTCTTTTTCTCGGCGCAAAACCCCAAAATACGCCGGCTTTTTATAATTTCATGAATCATGCAGATTTTGGGTTGGGAACGTGGTATCCGAAAGGCGGTTTCAACGCGGTGGCACTTGGAATTGTAAAATTGGCAAAAGAATTGGGTGTTCAATTTTATGTGAATCAGGAAGTAACGGAAATTCAAACGGAAAATAACGTTGCCAAATCGGTGGTAACAACGACAGACACTTTCTCGGCCGACCTTGTAATTTCCGGTGCAGATTATGCGCACACGGAAAAATTGCTGCTAAAAGACGAAAAAAATTACAGCGAAACCTATTGGCAAAAGAAAGTATTTGCACCCTCATCCTTTCTGTATTATGTGGCTTTTGATAAGAAAGTTCCGGAACTGCAGCATCATAATTTATTTTTCGATACAGATTTTGGGCAGCACGCCGTGGAGATTTATGATGAGCCGCAACTGCCGACAAAGCCTTTGTTTTACGCAAATTTTTCCTCGAAGACCGACCCTGATCTCTGTCCCGAAGGTAAGGAAACGGGTTTTTTCTTAATCCCGGTCGCGGTGGATTTAGAAGACAGCCAGGAGATTCATGATGAATATTTTGAATTGATAATGAACCGCATCCAACAAAACATTGGGGTGGATTTAAGGGATTCTGTGCTGTTTAAAAAGAGTTTTGGGGTACAGGATTTTAAAGAGCGGTACAACTCTTGCCGCGGTAATGCGTACGGTTTGGCCAACACTTTGTTACAAACCTCCATTTTAAGACCCAGCATCAGTAATAAAAAAATTAAGAACCTTTTCTACACCGGTCAGTTAACTGTTCCGGGACCCGGAGTTCCGCCCGCTTTAATATCCGGAAAAGTTGTAACAGACTACATTCTTCAACATCAAAATAAAATATTCTCCGCTCATGAATAA